In one Micromonospora polyrhachis genomic region, the following are encoded:
- the ndk gene encoding nucleoside-diphosphate kinase — protein sequence MSISSSAERTLVLIKPDAVRRGLVGEILGRFERKGLTVEAMVLRGMDAELADQHYVEHVDKDFYPPLKSFMTGGPLVALVLSGDQVIEVVRGLIGSTDGRRAVAGTIRGDLSMSNRENLVHASDSVDSAKREIALWFPELG from the coding sequence GTGTCCATCAGCAGCTCGGCCGAGCGTACGCTCGTATTGATCAAGCCAGACGCGGTCCGGCGTGGCCTGGTCGGCGAGATCCTCGGCCGGTTCGAGCGGAAGGGCCTGACGGTCGAGGCCATGGTGCTGCGGGGCATGGACGCCGAACTGGCCGACCAGCACTACGTCGAGCACGTCGACAAGGACTTCTACCCGCCGCTGAAATCCTTCATGACCGGCGGTCCGCTGGTCGCGTTGGTGCTCTCCGGTGACCAGGTGATCGAGGTGGTGCGCGGCCTGATCGGTAGCACCGACGGGCGTCGGGCCGTCGCCGGCACGATCCGGGGGGACCTCTCCATGTCCAACCGGGAGAACCTGGTGCACGCCTCGGACTCGGTCGACAGCGCCAAGCGCGAAATCGCCCTCTGGTTTCCCGAACTGGGCTGA
- a CDS encoding VOC family protein — translation MANGRSRPIAPVRKLISAVLGTVATFVTLFGLGMTSWSIVALGVALLVLAVALVVVRTGGRAWVTGIAHVHSASEPPTAYSFGRCELQIVIDAPGLPPRSKKIIEPRVPVAKWPVAGQTLPIKIAIDDHRHIRILWDDVPTHTEAAAAADELPPEFDDLDGLADDVLIEEDAPPWARPRPDDGYPSTPPPRDPVTVDLTDELGGGVREREDPVVVRQTAGGTIVLEGTLVETPTLPPLPRRPRTSPDHDEPATPPIAQPEAAEVRLDDIQRDPDDVQRDDLRPDDVRSDIARPDDAPLPDGGEPATTAPAPPPTPTPDPATGGDTSRDADLPDDDLADLVDLVSGYDTEPGTEANRPDPTDDEDVILADLIGPTSGAAAGAAGPFQGVGITLLVTDLDRSVGFYRDMLGFFEIDGGEGNAVLASNSTRLVLRAIPEAAPINRRLVHLNLEVTDVEAVYEDLKSKGVRFTYAPRAVNRGAKLELWAAAFRDPDGHGIALTQWRDRPVDQPAPVHE, via the coding sequence GTGGCGAATGGCAGAAGCCGACCGATCGCACCCGTACGCAAGCTCATCTCTGCGGTACTGGGCACCGTCGCCACCTTCGTGACCCTTTTCGGCCTCGGCATGACCAGCTGGTCCATCGTCGCCCTCGGGGTCGCCCTGCTGGTCCTGGCCGTCGCTCTGGTCGTGGTGCGCACCGGCGGCCGGGCCTGGGTCACCGGCATCGCCCACGTGCACAGCGCTTCCGAGCCACCGACGGCGTACTCTTTCGGCCGGTGCGAGCTGCAGATCGTGATCGATGCCCCGGGGCTGCCGCCCCGATCCAAGAAGATCATCGAGCCCCGGGTGCCGGTCGCGAAGTGGCCCGTCGCGGGACAGACGCTACCGATCAAGATCGCCATCGACGATCACCGGCACATCCGCATCCTCTGGGACGACGTGCCCACCCACACCGAGGCCGCCGCTGCCGCCGACGAGTTGCCACCCGAGTTCGACGACCTGGACGGCCTGGCCGACGACGTCCTGATCGAGGAGGATGCGCCACCATGGGCACGCCCCCGGCCGGACGACGGCTACCCGAGCACGCCGCCGCCCAGGGACCCGGTGACAGTCGACCTCACCGACGAACTCGGCGGTGGGGTACGGGAACGGGAGGACCCGGTGGTCGTACGCCAGACCGCCGGCGGCACGATCGTGCTGGAAGGCACCCTGGTCGAGACCCCCACCCTGCCTCCCCTGCCGCGTCGCCCCCGGACTAGCCCTGACCACGACGAGCCGGCCACGCCGCCGATCGCCCAGCCGGAAGCCGCCGAGGTCCGGCTCGATGACATCCAGCGGGATCCCGATGACGTGCAGCGGGACGACCTCCGACCCGATGACGTGCGGTCCGACATCGCCCGGCCCGATGACGCCCCGCTGCCTGACGGTGGCGAACCGGCAACCACGGCCCCGGCTCCCCCGCCCACCCCCACACCCGATCCCGCAACCGGCGGCGACACCTCCCGGGACGCAGACCTTCCCGACGACGACCTGGCCGACCTCGTCGACCTCGTCTCCGGCTACGACACCGAGCCCGGTACGGAAGCCAACCGGCCCGACCCGACCGACGACGAGGACGTGATCCTCGCCGACCTGATCGGCCCGACCTCGGGCGCGGCAGCGGGCGCAGCCGGCCCGTTCCAGGGGGTCGGTATCACCCTGCTCGTCACCGACCTCGACCGGTCGGTCGGGTTCTACCGCGACATGCTCGGCTTCTTCGAGATCGACGGGGGCGAGGGCAACGCCGTACTGGCCTCCAACTCCACCCGCCTGGTGCTCCGGGCCATCCCGGAGGCCGCCCCGATCAACCGCCGGCTGGTCCACCTCAACCTGGAGGTGACCGATGTCGAGGCGGTCTATGAGGACCTCAAGAGCAAGGGGGTCCGGTTCACCTACGCGCCCCGGGCCGTCAACCGGGGAGCCAAGCTGGAGTTGTGGGCCGCCGCGTTCCGCGACCCGGACGGGCACGGTATCGCACTGACCCAGTGGCGGGACCGGCCGGTCGACCAACCGGCACCGGTTCACGAGTAG
- a CDS encoding helix-turn-helix transcriptional regulator, giving the protein MDRLHLAEFLRSRRGRVQPGDVGLAAGTRRRTPGLRREEVARLAGISVDYYARLEQARGPRPSRQVLSALARALRLYDAERAHLYHLVGEVPAPPTGPSPDVPAGVLHLLDRLDDTPAYVIDVKYEILAWNRMAAALMGDPSGWPAERRNMVWNLFAGEYSELALTEPQSSAFADECVAELRAAAAQYPQDPGIHRLIARLRSASPEFVRRWEQLRVCVRRGSTAKQVRHPVVGELALECEVLDIAGHGQRLIIYSAVPGSPSAEALELLSVVGTQWMAEQPT; this is encoded by the coding sequence ATGGACCGTCTGCATCTCGCCGAGTTCCTACGCAGTCGCCGGGGTCGGGTACAGCCCGGCGACGTGGGGCTGGCCGCCGGCACCCGACGTCGTACCCCCGGCCTGCGCCGCGAAGAGGTGGCCCGGCTCGCCGGCATCTCGGTGGACTACTACGCCCGGCTGGAGCAGGCGCGCGGTCCTCGTCCGTCCCGTCAGGTGCTGTCCGCGTTGGCCCGGGCGCTGCGACTGTACGACGCCGAACGCGCACACCTGTACCACCTCGTTGGCGAGGTCCCCGCTCCACCGACCGGCCCGAGTCCGGACGTGCCGGCTGGTGTCCTGCACCTGCTCGATCGGCTCGATGACACGCCCGCCTACGTCATCGACGTGAAGTACGAGATCCTGGCCTGGAACCGGATGGCCGCCGCGTTGATGGGGGACCCGTCCGGGTGGCCAGCCGAGCGGCGCAACATGGTCTGGAACCTGTTCGCCGGCGAGTATTCGGAGCTGGCCCTGACCGAACCGCAGTCCTCTGCCTTCGCTGACGAATGCGTTGCCGAACTGCGCGCTGCTGCGGCCCAGTACCCGCAGGACCCGGGCATCCATCGCCTGATCGCCCGGCTGCGCTCGGCGAGCCCGGAGTTCGTCCGCCGCTGGGAGCAGTTGCGGGTGTGCGTACGGCGCGGCTCGACCGCCAAGCAGGTCCGGCACCCGGTGGTGGGGGAGTTGGCCCTGGAGTGCGAGGTGCTGGACATCGCCGGGCACGGGCAGCGCTTGATCATCTACAGCGCCGTGCCGGGCAGTCCTTCCGCGGAGGCGTTGGAACTGCTCAGCGTGGTGGGCACCCAGTGGATGGCCGAGCAGCCCACCTGA
- a CDS encoding carboxymuconolactone decarboxylase family protein has protein sequence MDTRIDLSKVAPEGIRAVLGLEQYVRTNVEHTVLELVKLRASMINRCAYCVDMHSRDALDSGESSRRLFAVSAWREASFFDERERAALALTDAVTRLGEHGVPDEVWEQATKVWSEKEVADLVLAIATINVWNRIAVTSRTQPPVTV, from the coding sequence ATGGACACGCGAATCGACCTGTCGAAGGTGGCACCGGAGGGGATCCGGGCGGTGCTCGGGTTGGAGCAGTACGTCCGCACGAACGTCGAGCACACCGTCCTGGAGCTGGTGAAGCTCCGCGCATCGATGATCAACAGATGTGCCTACTGCGTCGACATGCACAGCCGGGACGCCCTGGATTCGGGCGAGTCCAGCCGGCGGCTGTTCGCGGTCTCCGCCTGGCGGGAGGCGTCCTTCTTCGACGAGCGGGAACGCGCCGCCCTGGCGCTCACCGATGCGGTGACCCGACTGGGTGAGCACGGTGTGCCGGACGAGGTGTGGGAGCAGGCGACCAAGGTGTGGTCGGAGAAGGAGGTCGCCGATCTCGTTCTCGCCATCGCCACCATCAACGTGTGGAACCGGATCGCCGTGACCTCGCGGACCCAGCCGCCGGTCACGGTCTGA
- a CDS encoding SDR family oxidoreductase: MNEPKIALVTGANKGIGYEIARGLGETGAIVLVGARNMERGTVATEKLTAEGITAIPVQLEVTDPVSVSAAAARIEREYGRLDILVNNAGILLEGGQRPSQMPVDLLERTYATNVFAVVAVTNAMLPLIRRAAAGRIVNISSGLGSLAITSDPHGPYAPFPLLAYNSSKSALNSITISYANELRDTPIKVNAADPGYCATDLNAHAGPRTPAQGAIAAIRLATLLDDGPTAGFFSEEGTEPW; encoded by the coding sequence ATGAACGAACCGAAGATCGCCCTCGTGACCGGGGCCAACAAGGGAATCGGCTACGAAATCGCCCGTGGGCTGGGCGAGACAGGTGCCATCGTGCTGGTCGGGGCACGCAACATGGAACGCGGCACGGTTGCCACGGAGAAGCTGACCGCCGAGGGAATCACCGCCATACCGGTGCAACTGGAGGTGACCGACCCGGTGTCGGTCTCGGCCGCCGCCGCCCGGATCGAACGGGAGTACGGCCGGCTGGACATCCTGGTCAACAACGCCGGCATCCTGCTCGAAGGCGGGCAGCGGCCCAGCCAGATGCCGGTCGACCTGCTGGAACGGACCTACGCCACCAACGTCTTCGCCGTGGTGGCGGTGACCAACGCGATGCTGCCACTGATCCGCCGGGCGGCAGCCGGACGCATCGTCAACATCTCCAGTGGCCTGGGCTCCCTCGCCATCACCAGCGACCCACACGGCCCATACGCTCCATTCCCGCTCCTCGCGTACAACTCGTCGAAGAGCGCCCTCAACTCGATCACCATCTCGTACGCCAACGAACTACGGGACACACCGATCAAGGTGAACGCCGCCGATCCCGGCTACTGCGCGACCGACCTGAACGCGCACGCCGGACCGCGTACCCCGGCCCAGGGAGCGATCGCGGCGATCCGGCTCGCCACCCTGCTCGACGACGGCCCGACGGCCGGTTTCTTCAGTGAGGAGGGCACCGAGCCCTGGTGA